One region of Zingiber officinale cultivar Zhangliang chromosome 7B, Zo_v1.1, whole genome shotgun sequence genomic DNA includes:
- the LOC122004231 gene encoding uncharacterized protein LOC122004231, with protein sequence MARKKVTLGWIAHDATRRATFKKRKQSLLKKVSELATLCAIDACAVVYGPEDEVPEAWPSPAETARVAARFRAVPESDQNCKKTDQEGFLRQRAAKLREQLSRQDRSNRELEASLLMHEMLSGGGWRMCDVGIEQAAELVRLAEMKLALVRNRVEREKARTTVEPPRQAVEQVVGMKVGPSIEFVKTPGQAAEQVVDMAEDPWIGFVLPPLQAVEQAVGTVETVAEEETLNWLVEAWSAGEIAPFADVGEQEAMASCCIDEEPGQAALNWLVEAWSAGEIAPFADVGEQEAMALCCVGEEPGQAAEQVVDMAEDPWIGFVLPPLQAVEQAVGTVETVAEEETLNWLVEAWSAGEIAPFADVGEQEAMALSCIDQEPCIDQEPWDVGALSCIDQEPWDVGEQEVMALCCIAEEAEDPWMEFVEKMFGAVPLSCFEPESVEQDHPPWQAPLVLFNNNFDC encoded by the coding sequence ATGGCGAGGAAGAAGGTTACGCTCGGGTGGATCGCGCACGACGCCACGCGCCGCGCCACCTTCAAGAAACGGAAGCAGAGTCTACTCAAGAAGGTGAGCGAGCTCGCCACCCTCTGCGCCATCGACGCCTGTGCCGTCGTCTACGGACCGGAGGATGAGGTGCCGGAGGCGTGGCCTTCGCCTGCGGAGACGGCGCGCGTGGCGGCGCGGTTCAGGGCGGTGCCGGAATCGGATCAGAATTGCAAGAAGACGGACCAGGAAGGGTTCCTCCGCCAGCGGGCGGCCAAGCTGCGGGAGCAGCTCAGCCGGCAGGATCGCAGCAACAGGGAGCTGGAGGCGAGCCTGCTCATGCACGAAATGCTGTCCGGCGGCGGATGGAGGATGTGCGACGTGGGCATCGAGCAGGCCGCGGAGCTCGTGCGGTTGGCGGAGATGAAGCTGGCGCTGGTGCGCAACAGGGTCGAGAGGGAGAAGGCGAGGACCACGGTGGAGCCGCCTCGGCAGGCGGTCGAACAGGTGGTGGGCATGAAGGTGGGTCCATCGATAGAATTTGTGAAGACGCCGGGGCAGGCTGCCGAACAGGTGGTGGACATGGCGGAGGATCCATGGATAGGATTTGTGTTGCCCCCGCTGCAGGCGGTCGAACAGGCGGTAGGCACGGTGGAGACAGTGGCGGAGGAGGAAACCCTAAACTGGCTCGTGGAGGCCTGGAGCGCCGGCGAAATTGCACCGTTCGCCGACGTTGGGGAACAAGAAGCCATGGCTTCATGCTGCATTGATGAGGAGCCGGGGCAGGCTGCCCTAAACTGGCTCGTGGAGGCCTGGAGCGCCGGCGAAATTGCACCGTTCGCCGACGTTGGGGAACAAGAAGCCATGGCTTTATGCTGCGTTGGTGAGGAGCCGGGGCAGGCTGCCGAACAGGTGGTGGACATGGCGGAGGATCCATGGATAGGATTTGTGTTGCCGCCGCTGCAGGCGGTCGAACAGGCGGTAGGCACGGTGGAGACAGTGGCGGAGGAGGAAACCCTAAACTGGCTCGTGGAGGCCTGGAGCGCCGGCGAAATTGCACCGTTCGCCGACGTTGGGGAACAAGAAGCCATGGCATTAAGCTGCATTGATCAGGAGCCGTGCATTGATCAGGAGCCGTGGGATGTTGGGGCATTAAGCTGCATTGATCAGGAGCCGTGGGATGTTGGGGAACAAGAAGTCATGGCTTTATGCTGCATTGCTGAGGAGGCGGAGGATCCATGGATGGAATTTGTGGAGAAAATGTTTGGCGCCGTGCCTTTGTCTTGCTTTGAGCCCGAGTCGGTGGAGCAGGATCACCCTCCATGGCAAGCTCCGTTGGTCCTCTTCAACAACAACTTCGATTGCTGA
- the LOC122003628 gene encoding uncharacterized protein LOC122003628 gives MGIITSSLPFLLGTGCGIYIAQNYNVPNVKELVNTWVYKAKGWEDKYRKRDRD, from the coding sequence ATGGGAATAATAACAAGCAGCTTGCCTTTCTTACTGGGAACAGGTTGCGGCATTTACATTGCCCAAAATTACAACGTCCCCAATGTGAAGGAGCTGGTCAATACATGGGTTTACAAGGCGAAGGGATGGGAAGACAAATACAGGAAGAGGGATAGAGATTAG
- the LOC122005485 gene encoding protein SODIUM POTASSIUM ROOT DEFECTIVE 2-like, protein MASLLFKDKKGGGGGVNFSCVSPASAAICTSIDLRSTVQPTGGGSRALDRHTLHLRDPRRRPKSTAVASVSQVPLRSKTVRLKSSERPRGGTVSVPGSARYLLGGDEEEEEDGVTIDGDAYLEETEKDLAPLVSLDPPTLRALMSEPVGFNACSVSAAAAAAATKRQNQVVALRVSLHCKGCEGKVRKHISKMAGVTSFEIDFASKKVTVVGDVTPLGVLSSISKVKHAQFWPSPAPPSDSLLPQ, encoded by the exons ATGGCTTCCCTGCTCTTCAAGGACAAGAAAGGCGGCGGCGGAGGTGTCAACTTCTCCTGCGTTTCCCCTGCCTCCGCCGCCATCTGCACCAGCATCGACCTTCGGTCCACGGTTCAGCCTACCGGCGGCGGCAGCCGAGCCCTCGACCGGCACACGCTCCACCTCCGCGACCCACGCCGGCGGCCCAAGTCCACCGCTGTTGCGTCCGTGTCCCAGGTGCCGTTGAGGTCCAAGACAGTCCGGCTCAAGAGCTCGGAGAGACCGCGCGGCGGCACGGTCAGCGTCCCGGGGTCAGCGCGGTACCTGCTCGGCggcgacgaggaggaggaggaggacggcGTCACCATCGACGGCGACGCCTACTTGGAGGAAACAGAGAAGGATTTGGCTCCCTTGGTGTCGCTAGACCCGCCGACGCTGAGAGCGCTGATGAGCGAACCGGTTGGATTTAACGCCTGCTCTgtttccgccgccgccgccgccgccgccactaAAAGGCAAAACCAG GTTGTGGCGCTGAGAGTGTCATTGCACTGCAAGGGGTGTGAAGGGAAGGTGAGGAAGCACATTTCCAAGATGGCAG GAGTGACATCATTCGAGATCGATTTCGCGTCCAAGAAGGTGACGGTCGTGGGCGACGTGACGCCACTGGGAGTCCTCAGCAGCATCTCCAAGGTGAAGCACGCCCAGTTCTGGCCATCTCCTGCTCCACCATCGGATTCCCTGTTACCACAGTAA
- the LOC122005486 gene encoding glycine-rich protein A3-like yields the protein MGGGKDKHDESDKGLFSNLAHTIGGQGYYPGGYPPPPGAYPPPPGAYPPPPGAYPPQGYPPQGYPQGHGYPPSGYPPAGYPPSGYPPAGYPPSGYPPAGYPGPSAPHHGGHGSNHTGALLAGGAAAAAAAYGVHHLSHGHHGQGMYPHGFGHHGKFKHHKHYGKFKHGKFMGKHGMFGGKHKFFKKWK from the exons ATGGGAGGTGGAAAAGATAAGCATGATGAATCAGACAAGGGTTTATTTTCAAACTTAGCACACACTATTGGTGGGCAAGGATACTACCCTGGAGGCTACCCTCCTCCTCCAGGGGCATATCCACCACCACCTGGTGCATACCCACCACCACCTGGTGCATACCCACCACAAGGGTATCCACCTCAGGGATATCCTCAAGGCCATGGCTATCCTCCATCGGGATATCCGCCTGCCGGATACCCGCCATCAGGATATCCCCCAGCTGGATATCCGCCTTCCGGATATCCACCGGCTGGATATCCTGGTCCATCAGCTCCACACCACG GAGGACATGGATCCAACCACACGGGGGCATTGCTGGCCGgtggagcagcagcagcagcagctgcCTATGGCGTGCACCATTTGTCACATGGGCATCATGGGCAAGGGATGTATCCCCACGGATTCGGCCACCATGGAAAGTTCAAGCACCACAAGCACTACGGCAAGTTCAAGCATGGGAAATTTATGGGGAAGCATGGCATGTTCGGAGGCAAGCACAAGTTTTTCAAGAAGTGGAAGTGA